The following nucleotide sequence is from Mesorhizobium sp. J8.
GCGTGATCCAGTCGCGCCATTGCGACTCCGTTCGCACGAAGCGCCCACCGCTGTCGGTGTTCGGCCCACGATCCCGCCATTTGCCTTCGATCAGCAATCCCATGCGAAAAATCTCCCTGTTACTCCACACATATCTAGGCCGATAGGCGGACGGGCGAAGCCTTCGGGCACTGAACAGTTCGTCAAACGAGGAATCAGTTCCGTAAAACGGCGAACCAGTTCGCCAGCTGGCGCAAAGAAAGGCAAAAGACGCCGATTGCAGCGGCACAAAATTGGTGCTAGCGGAAGCGCCCATGCTCGACTTTGCCTCGATCCGGTTCGACCGACGACGACAGGGCGCCCGCGCTTAGGAAGCGCTGACTGGCGAACGCTGCCGCTTTGCAGCAACCTTTCCTCGCATACCGGAACGCAAAGACCATGAGCCTTGCCGACGTGAAATACCTGCCGGAAACCCCGGCCCATGATGCCGAAATCGAAGCCATCAACGACGAGGCCTTCGGCCCCGGTCGTTTCGTGCTTGCCGCCTACAAGATCCGCGAGGCCGGCGGGCACGACCGCTCGATGTCCTTTGTCGCCGTCAAGGACGACACGGTGATCGCTTCGGTGCGCATGACGCGTGTGGCCGCGGGCGCCGGTCGCGCCATGATGCTCGGCCCGCTTGCGGTGCGCCCCGCCTTCAAGAATCTCGGCATTGGCCGCAAGCTGGTCGCGATCGCGCTGGAGGCTGCCAGAAAGGCCGGCGCGCCTGCCGTTATCCTGGTTGGCGACGAGCCTTATTACGGACCGCTCGACTTCAAGCGCTTTCCGCGCGGACAGATCACCATGCCGCGCCCGGTCGATCCCGACCGGCTGCTGCATCACGAGATCAAGCCCGGAGCCATCGCCCGTTTTGCCGGCGATGTCTGTCATGCCAGCACGGCAAGGGTTGCGGAATTTGCCCCGGCTGTGACGCGTTCGGTCGCCAGCGCGCAGCCGTCGATCGACCCGCCCATCGCGGTTGCGCCGCCTTTGCGCGCTTCGTAGCATGATCCGGTATCCTGGGAGGTTTGCATGAACCCGAACGGCCAGATCGCGATCGTCACCGGCGGGGGATCCGGCCTTGGCGAGGCGACGGCGCGCGCGTTTGCCGCCAAGGGCGCCCGCGTCGCCATCCTCGATGTCGGCATCGAGCGCGCTGCGAAGGTCGCGACCGACATCGGCGGCATTGCCGTCCAATGCGATGTCTCTAGCGGCGACAGTGCCACGGCCGCGATCGCCGAAGTGGCTGAAAAGCTTGGGTCGCCGCGCATCCTGGTCAATTGCGCCGGCATCGCCATCGGCGTGAAGACGATCGGCAAGGACGGACCACATCCGCTCGACCAGTATCGCAAGGTGATCGAGATCAACCTGATCGGCACCTTCAACATGATCCGCCTCGTCGCCGACCGGGCGGCGAAGCTCGACCCGCTCGCCGGTGGCGAGCGTGGCGTCATCGTCAACACCGCTTCCGTCGCCGCCTATGACGGCCAGATCGGCCAGGCCGCCTACGCGGCGTCCAAGGGCGGCGTCGTCGGCATGACGCTGCCTGTGGCGCGCGACCTGGCGCGGTCCGGCATCCGCGTCTGCACCATCGCGCCCGGCATCTTCAAGACGCCGATGATGGCCGGCATGCCGCAGGAGGTGCAGGATTCGCTGGGCGCCTCCGTCCCCTTCCCGCCCCGGCTTGGCGAGCCGTCGGAATATGCAGCACTTGCTCTCCATATCGTCGAGAACCAGATGCTGAACGGCGAGACCATCCGCCTCGACGGCGCCATCCGCATGGCGCCGAAATAAGCGGGATGGGTGGCTCGCCGACAAGCGCCGGTGCCTCTCCCGAAAAGACCGGCCCGCTCGCCGGCCTGAAAGTGATCGAGATGGCCGGGCTTGGCCCGGTGCCGCTTGCCGCCCTGATGCTGTCCGAGATGGGCGCCAGGGTGCTGCGCATCGAACGCGCCGATTCCGGCCAGCCGCTGCTGAGGCTGCCTGAAGCATACGATCTCGACCGCCACGGCCGTTCCATCCTCAAGCTCGACCTGAAGCGTCCGGCGGGCGCGCAACTGCTGCTGCGCCTTGCGGCACAGGCCGACATCCTAGTCGAAGGTTTTCGCTCCGGCGTGATGGAACGGCTCGGGCTGGGGCCGGATGTCGTTCTCCAGCGCAATCCGGCGCTGATCTATGGCCGACTGACCGGTTTCGGCCAGGACGGGCCGCTGTCCGGGCGAGCCGGCCACGACATCACCTATCTCGCCTATGCAGGTCTCCTGCATGCTCTCGGCAGGCAGGACGCGCCGCCGGTGCCGCCGCTCAACCTCGTCGCCGATCAAGGCGGCGGCGCCATGATGCTGATCGCAGGCGTGCTCGCCGCCCATTTCCAGCGTTCCCTGACCGGCAAGGGCCAGGTGATCGATGCCTCGATGATCGAGGGAGCTTCGATGCTCGCAGCACCCATCCACGCCTATATGGCCGCGGGTCTCTGGAACGACAGGCGCGGCGAGAACCTGCTCGATTCCGGCGCGCCGTTCTACGATACCTATGAGACCGGGGACGCAAGGCACATTGCCGTCGGCTGCCTCGAACCGCGCTTCTTCGCCGAATTCGCCAGGCTGCTGCCGCTCGACAGGCGTTTTGTCGCCAGCCAGTACGACAAGTCTTCGTGGCCCGCGATGCGCGCCGCCATTGCCGGCCGGGTCAGGGAAAGAACACGCGACGAATGGGCCGCGCTTTTCGCCGCGACCGATGCCTGCGTGGCGCCCGTGCTGTCCTTGGCCGAAGCCAGGGATCATCCGCATAACCGCGCCAGGCAAAGCTTCGTGAAGTCCGGCGGGCTCGACCGCCCGGCTCCCGCGCCGCGTTTCTCGCAAAACCCGCGAACGCCTGCCGCGGCGCCGGCCGTCGCCGACCGGGAGCCATCCGTCATATTGACCCGTTTCGGCTTCAGCGAAGAGGAGATCGCAACCCTTGCAAAGGCGGGTGTAATCGACCGATAACCGGAGAACGAAAATCAACTTATCTCGGGTGAGCCTGTGACCGAATCGAAAAAAGACGTCATCCGCGAGACCAATGCCGAAGCGGTCAGGCTGGCGAAAACCCTGATGCGCTCGGCGCGTTTCGGCGCGCTCGCCGCGATCGAGCCTGGGACCGGCGCGCCGCTGGCAAGCCGGGTTGGCGTCGCCACCGACATCGACGGCGCGCCGCTGATCCTGATCTCGATGCTGTCCGCGCACACCGGGGCGCTGCTCGCCGATCCGCGCTGTTCGCTGCTGCTCGGCGAGCCCGGCAAGGGCGACCCTCTGGCGCATCCGCGCATCAGCCTTGCGTGCCGCGCCTCGCGGCTGGAACGGGGATCGGCCGATCAGATCCGCGCCGAGCGGCGCTACCTCAACCGCAATCCGAAAGCGAAGCTTTATGCCGGGCTCGGCGACTTCTCGTTCTTCCGGCTAGAGCCCGAGCGCGCCAGCCTGAATGGCGGCTTCGGCAAGGCCTTTCTTCTAGACCGCGACGATTTCATCACCGGCGCCGCGCTTGTCGAGGAGTTCGCCGGCAGCGAGCAGGCCGCGCTCGATCACATGAATGCCGATCATCGCGACGCGCTTGCCCTTTATGCGCGCCATTTCGGCCGTGCCGAGGGCGGCGACTGGATCGCCACCGGTTTCGACCCCGACGGCATGGATCTCGCCGCCCCGGATGCGACATGCAGGATCTTCTTCCCCCAGCCTCTGCAAAGCGCGCACGAATTGCGTTCGGCGCTTGTCGCGATGGCAAAGGCGGGGCGCGCGGCAGAGTAAGAGCGATAGTTGATCGCGAGCCGACGAAAGCAACGCTTGAGATTTAGATAAAATGATCTACCTTCGTTGTGACGCTGATTCAGCAGCGCCCATCGACATCTGAACATTGTGGAATCAGGCGCCATTGCCCCCTGGCGCCAGGATGAGCCAGGACCCTTGGGGGATCTATGATCTCAAATAAGCTTATCGCTAATGCGGAATCGGCAGCCGCGTTTCTCACCCTCATGGGCAACGAAAAGCGCCTGCTGATCGTGGCCCATCTAATGGATGGCGAAATGTCGGTCGGCGCCATCGCCGAGAAGGTGCAGCTCAGCCAATCCGCGCTGTCGCAGCATCTCGCCAAGCTGAGGGCGCTCGATCTCGTCGAAACCCGGCGCGACCGCCAGATGATCTACTATTCCTGCAAATCCGAAGCGGTGCGCGAATTGCTGCGCATGCTGGAAGGCATTTTCGGCGAAGGCGATCTTTCCCAGATGGCCTACCGGTTGCGCCGCGCCGGGGCTTGACCCGCGGTTCGAGTCGCTCATACCTCGCCGACCACTCTTCGGCGAGGCGTGTATGAATCTCATTCCTATCGACGATCCCCAAGACCCGCGCGTCGCCGCCTATCTCGACATCCGCGAGCGCGATCTCGTCGGCCGGCAGGGCCGCTTCGTCGCCGAAGGCAAGGTGGTGCTGGACCTCCTGTTGTCGACCGGGCGCTTCGCCGCCGAGTCTGCGCTCATCCTCGAAAACAGGCTGGCCGGCGTGCAGGAAATCCTGCGCAAGGCGCCGCCGGACTTTCCGGTCTATGTTGCCGCCGGTGAGGTCATGGACCGGATTGCCGGCTTCCACATGCACCGCGGCATCCTGGCGATCGGCATGCGCGGCGCGCCGGCGCCCGCCGAAATTCTGGTGGAAACCTTGCCCAGGCGCGCGTTGGCCGTCGTCCTGGTCGGCATTTCCAACCACGACAATATGGGGGCGATCTTCCGCAACGCCGCAGCCTTCGGCGCGGACGCGGTGCTGCTCGACCAGACCTGTTGCGATCCCCTCTACCGCAAGGCAATCCGTGTTTCGGTCGGCGCGGCGCTGAAGGTTCCCTTCGCCTTCTTCGGCGACACCGGCGCCTTCACCGCGACGCTCGATCGACTTGGCTTCAGCCAGTTCGCTCTCTCGCCGAGCGGAGGAACCGACATCCGAACCGCGGAGCGGCCAGCGAGGCTGGCGCTCTATCTCGGCACCGAAGGCGAAGGCCTGCCGCGGGACCTGCTTGCCCGGCTGAATACGGTGAGGATCGGCATGGCGGAAGGTTTTGACAGTCTGAACGTCGCCGCCGCGTCGGCGATCGCCCTGCATCACTTTTCGAATTGCTGAAGCGTACCTCCCGAAAGTGGGAACCGGTTTCGGGACAAGGACCGCGCAAAGTCAAAGGCCCAAAGCGGGGAGCGAATCTGAAAGATCGCGACGCGCTTTAGGGTTGTCCGGAGAATCCGTCCGGGATGACAAAACGCTCGGGCGCTCCGGTTATCGGTTTCAATTGCCGGCCTTCTGCAAAGCCCTCACCCGGTCGGCAAGGCTGATGCCGCGCCCGTTCTGCTGCCCGTCGCCCGCCAGCGCCTTGGCGATAGGGGAATCCGGCCCGTCGAGCTTCATCGTCAGATTGACGACCTCGGCCGCCAGTTCATTCATCTGTTCGCGAAGGCCGGCGCCGGAGCGCGCGTCGCCCGCCGATTCCGGCATTGCCGTCGCCGAGGCTGCAAGATCGGTTTTCAGCCGCTTGTTCTCACGCGCCAGCGCCGTCAGCCTCGCCTCCAGCCGTTCCCGGTCGCTCTCGAGCCTGGCGATTGCCTTGTCGACATCGTCGCTTTTCGCATCCGAGCCGGCGCCCGGCCGCGCGACGCCGTTTGCCGCGGCGGTCTCCTTCGAACGTTCGCGCATTCGAGCAAGGTCCTTCTCGCGCCGGTCGAGCTTTTCTTCGCGGTCGGCAAGCGTGGCGAGCAGCCGCTCAACCTTCTTCTCGAGTTCGGCCGTTTTCTTCTTCTCGACCTTCAACGCTTCGCGCGCGGCCTTGCTTTCCGAGGCGATTTCCTGGTTGCGCCGGTCCGCCTCCTTGCGCTGGCTCTTAAGCAGCGCGATGTCGCTGGCGAGCTTTTCGAGCTCCGATTCGCGCGCGACCAGTTCGATCTGGCGGTTCGAGG
It contains:
- a CDS encoding HugZ family protein, yielding MTESKKDVIRETNAEAVRLAKTLMRSARFGALAAIEPGTGAPLASRVGVATDIDGAPLILISMLSAHTGALLADPRCSLLLGEPGKGDPLAHPRISLACRASRLERGSADQIRAERRYLNRNPKAKLYAGLGDFSFFRLEPERASLNGGFGKAFLLDRDDFITGAALVEEFAGSEQAALDHMNADHRDALALYARHFGRAEGGDWIATGFDPDGMDLAAPDATCRIFFPQPLQSAHELRSALVAMAKAGRAAE
- a CDS encoding ArsR/SmtB family transcription factor encodes the protein MISNKLIANAESAAAFLTLMGNEKRLLIVAHLMDGEMSVGAIAEKVQLSQSALSQHLAKLRALDLVETRRDRQMIYYSCKSEAVRELLRMLEGIFGEGDLSQMAYRLRRAGA
- a CDS encoding CaiB/BaiF CoA transferase family protein, which produces MGGSPTSAGASPEKTGPLAGLKVIEMAGLGPVPLAALMLSEMGARVLRIERADSGQPLLRLPEAYDLDRHGRSILKLDLKRPAGAQLLLRLAAQADILVEGFRSGVMERLGLGPDVVLQRNPALIYGRLTGFGQDGPLSGRAGHDITYLAYAGLLHALGRQDAPPVPPLNLVADQGGGAMMLIAGVLAAHFQRSLTGKGQVIDASMIEGASMLAAPIHAYMAAGLWNDRRGENLLDSGAPFYDTYETGDARHIAVGCLEPRFFAEFARLLPLDRRFVASQYDKSSWPAMRAAIAGRVRERTRDEWAALFAATDACVAPVLSLAEARDHPHNRARQSFVKSGGLDRPAPAPRFSQNPRTPAAAPAVADREPSVILTRFGFSEEEIATLAKAGVIDR
- a CDS encoding TrmH family RNA methyltransferase, which gives rise to MNLIPIDDPQDPRVAAYLDIRERDLVGRQGRFVAEGKVVLDLLLSTGRFAAESALILENRLAGVQEILRKAPPDFPVYVAAGEVMDRIAGFHMHRGILAIGMRGAPAPAEILVETLPRRALAVVLVGISNHDNMGAIFRNAAAFGADAVLLDQTCCDPLYRKAIRVSVGAALKVPFAFFGDTGAFTATLDRLGFSQFALSPSGGTDIRTAERPARLALYLGTEGEGLPRDLLARLNTVRIGMAEGFDSLNVAAASAIALHHFSNC
- a CDS encoding GNAT family N-acetyltransferase — translated: MSLADVKYLPETPAHDAEIEAINDEAFGPGRFVLAAYKIREAGGHDRSMSFVAVKDDTVIASVRMTRVAAGAGRAMMLGPLAVRPAFKNLGIGRKLVAIALEAARKAGAPAVILVGDEPYYGPLDFKRFPRGQITMPRPVDPDRLLHHEIKPGAIARFAGDVCHASTARVAEFAPAVTRSVASAQPSIDPPIAVAPPLRAS
- a CDS encoding 3-hydroxyacyl-CoA dehydrogenase, encoding MNPNGQIAIVTGGGSGLGEATARAFAAKGARVAILDVGIERAAKVATDIGGIAVQCDVSSGDSATAAIAEVAEKLGSPRILVNCAGIAIGVKTIGKDGPHPLDQYRKVIEINLIGTFNMIRLVADRAAKLDPLAGGERGVIVNTASVAAYDGQIGQAAYAASKGGVVGMTLPVARDLARSGIRVCTIAPGIFKTPMMAGMPQEVQDSLGASVPFPPRLGEPSEYAALALHIVENQMLNGETIRLDGAIRMAPK